A window of the Bradyrhizobium ottawaense genome harbors these coding sequences:
- the ugpB gene encoding sn-glycerol-3-phosphate ABC transporter substrate-binding protein UgpB, with amino-acid sequence MKFLQLTALAAIGLVSPAQAATEIMWWHAMSGELGKQVEKLAAGFNASQSDYRIVPAYKGNYTETVTASIFAFRSRSQPAIVQVNEIATATMMAAKGAIYPVFELMRDQSEPFSPGAYLPAVTSYYSDVAGNMLSFPFNVSTPILYYNKDMFRAAGLDPEAAPKTWPEVGTAAKRLRSAGAVCGLTTSWPSWINVENFSAFHNLPLATRANGFGGLDAELTFNNPLVVRHIAQLAEWQATKVFDYGGRGQSAEPRFQKGECGIFIGSSATRADIKANSKFEVGYGMMPYWPDVQGAPQNTIIGGATLWVLRDRPRAEYAGVAKFFAYLSKPEIQAAWHQNTGYLPITRAAFDLTRAQGFYDRNPGAAISIEQMTLKPPTDNSKGIRLGSFVLIRDVIDEELEQAFSGKRSAQAALDFAVERGNRMLRQFERANPDR; translated from the coding sequence TTGAAATTCTTGCAGCTCACAGCGCTCGCGGCCATCGGGCTGGTGTCGCCCGCGCAAGCCGCCACCGAGATCATGTGGTGGCACGCGATGTCGGGCGAACTCGGCAAGCAGGTCGAGAAGCTGGCGGCCGGTTTCAACGCCTCGCAGTCCGACTACCGGATCGTGCCGGCCTATAAGGGCAACTATACCGAAACGGTGACGGCCTCGATCTTCGCCTTCCGTTCGCGCAGCCAGCCCGCCATCGTTCAGGTCAACGAGATCGCGACCGCGACCATGATGGCGGCGAAGGGGGCGATCTATCCCGTGTTCGAGCTGATGCGCGACCAGTCGGAGCCGTTCTCGCCGGGCGCCTATCTGCCCGCCGTCACCAGCTACTACTCCGACGTCGCCGGCAACATGCTGTCGTTTCCGTTCAATGTTTCGACGCCGATCCTTTATTACAACAAGGATATGTTTCGCGCTGCGGGCCTCGATCCGGAGGCGGCGCCGAAGACCTGGCCCGAGGTCGGCACCGCTGCGAAGCGGCTACGCTCGGCCGGTGCGGTCTGCGGCCTCACCACATCCTGGCCGTCCTGGATCAATGTCGAGAATTTTTCGGCGTTCCACAACCTGCCGCTGGCAACCCGGGCCAACGGCTTCGGCGGGCTCGACGCCGAGCTCACCTTCAACAACCCGCTGGTGGTGCGCCACATTGCGCAACTGGCGGAATGGCAGGCCACGAAAGTGTTCGACTATGGCGGCCGCGGGCAGTCGGCCGAGCCGCGCTTTCAGAAAGGCGAGTGCGGAATCTTCATCGGCTCGTCGGCGACGCGCGCCGACATCAAGGCCAATTCGAAATTCGAGGTCGGCTACGGCATGATGCCGTACTGGCCCGACGTGCAGGGCGCGCCGCAAAACACCATCATCGGCGGCGCCACCCTGTGGGTGTTGCGCGACCGGCCGCGCGCCGAATATGCCGGCGTCGCAAAATTCTTTGCCTATCTTTCGAAGCCGGAAATCCAGGCCGCCTGGCACCAGAACACCGGCTATCTGCCGATCACCCGCGCCGCCTTCGACCTCACCCGCGCACAGGGGTTCTACGACCGCAATCCGGGTGCTGCGATCTCGATCGAGCAGATGACATTGAAGCCACCGACCGACAATTCAAAGGGAATCCGGCTCGGCTCGTTCGTCCTGATCCGCGACGTCATCGACGAGGAGCTGGAGCAGGCCTTCAGTGGCAAACGGTCGGCCCAGGCCGCGCTCGATTTCGCCGTCGAGCGCGGCAACCGCATGCTACGCCAGTTCGAACGCGCCAATCCGGACAGATAG
- a CDS encoding TRAP transporter substrate-binding protein, with protein sequence MPVYRRADLSRTIKLVVALCLTVVSTGVFAREFRAADTQNEDYPTVQALGYMGSLVSERSGGRLQIKVFHSHQLGEEKETLEQTRVGAIDLNRTNVALIGTMVPSMNVLAMPFLFRSIEHLQKVLDGPIGSEILDSFEPYGFVGLAFYDSGARSIYNSVRPIRSIDDLKGLRLRVQQSEQMSAMIGALGAEPVELPYGQVLIGLSTKLIDGAENNWPSFITTDHYKFAGFYTLTKHTMSPEVLVMSQKAWSSLTPEDQRIFREAALRSSRFMREKWRDLEERSRKRAEDAGVRIITDIDRKPFEAAMSGIYARAQRDPAMAELIERIRKVE encoded by the coding sequence TTGCCAGTGTACCGCCGCGCTGACCTTTCGCGGACCATCAAGCTTGTTGTCGCGCTGTGTCTGACAGTCGTTTCAACGGGCGTTTTTGCGCGTGAATTTCGCGCCGCCGATACCCAGAACGAGGACTATCCGACCGTCCAGGCGCTGGGCTACATGGGCAGCCTGGTCTCGGAACGCAGCGGCGGCCGTCTCCAGATCAAGGTGTTCCATTCCCACCAGCTCGGCGAGGAGAAGGAGACCCTCGAACAGACCCGCGTCGGCGCGATCGATCTCAACCGGACCAACGTCGCCTTGATCGGGACGATGGTGCCGTCGATGAACGTGCTGGCGATGCCGTTTCTGTTTCGCTCGATCGAGCATCTGCAGAAAGTGCTGGATGGTCCGATCGGCAGTGAGATCCTGGACAGCTTCGAGCCCTACGGCTTCGTAGGGCTCGCATTTTACGATTCCGGCGCCCGCTCGATCTACAACAGCGTCCGGCCGATTCGTTCGATCGATGACCTCAAGGGATTGCGACTGCGGGTGCAGCAATCTGAACAGATGTCCGCGATGATCGGTGCGCTCGGCGCGGAGCCGGTCGAACTGCCCTATGGGCAGGTGCTGATCGGGCTCTCCACCAAGTTGATCGACGGCGCGGAGAACAACTGGCCCTCCTTCATCACCACCGATCACTACAAGTTCGCCGGCTTCTATACACTGACCAAACACACGATGAGCCCCGAAGTGCTGGTGATGTCGCAAAAGGCATGGTCGAGCCTGACACCTGAAGACCAGAGGATATTTCGTGAAGCGGCGCTGCGATCGAGCCGCTTCATGCGCGAGAAGTGGCGGGATCTCGAGGAGCGCTCGCGCAAGCGGGCGGAAGACGCCGGTGTCAGGATCATCACCGATATCGACCGCAAGCCGTTCGAAGCGGCGATGTCCGGGATCTATGCCAGGGCACAGCGCGACCCCGCGATGGCCGAGTTGATCGAACGCATTCGCAAGGTGGAGTGA
- a CDS encoding aminoglycoside phosphotransferase family protein, with translation MLPLPDLPNFEAFKAWRADTSQWLLVALDIAHGHGLPTASPHIFSTGTNLVIGLGDDVILKLFPPLLRGQFVSERASLALLRGRLGISIPEIVFEGERDGWPYLVITRLSGVLGRDAWPALPEDQKEIVLAQIGATIADVQRVPVGELSLMEPRWDRFIAVQMAGCRARHVRLGLPPKFLDGLDDLLREVPTLIPLDTPPVILTGEYIPENFLLSRDGANWRLSGLIDFGDVMTGWGEYDLLGPSAFMAAGKPRRVLSLLEGFGYSAAYIDATLKRRLMALMLLHRASDPLRHICIEGWQHQVGDLRELQDLVWPV, from the coding sequence ATGCTTCCATTGCCGGATCTACCGAATTTCGAGGCGTTCAAGGCCTGGCGCGCCGACACCTCGCAATGGTTGCTGGTGGCACTCGATATTGCGCATGGCCACGGCCTGCCGACCGCTTCGCCGCACATTTTCTCCACCGGGACCAATCTCGTCATCGGTCTCGGCGATGATGTGATCCTGAAACTTTTTCCGCCCTTGCTGCGCGGCCAGTTTGTTTCGGAGCGCGCATCGCTGGCGCTGCTGCGCGGCCGCCTTGGCATCTCGATCCCCGAAATCGTGTTCGAAGGCGAGCGTGACGGCTGGCCGTATCTCGTCATCACGCGGCTATCCGGCGTCCTCGGTAGGGACGCGTGGCCAGCTTTGCCGGAAGATCAGAAGGAAATTGTTCTCGCCCAGATCGGCGCGACCATCGCGGACGTGCAGCGCGTTCCGGTGGGAGAGCTTTCCCTGATGGAGCCGCGCTGGGACCGGTTCATCGCGGTGCAGATGGCGGGATGCCGTGCGCGCCATGTCCGTCTCGGCTTGCCGCCGAAATTCCTCGATGGGCTGGACGATCTCCTGCGCGAGGTGCCCACGCTGATTCCGCTGGACACGCCGCCGGTGATCCTGACCGGTGAATACATTCCGGAGAATTTCCTGTTGAGCCGCGACGGCGCGAATTGGCGGCTGTCCGGGCTGATCGACTTCGGGGACGTGATGACCGGCTGGGGTGAATACGACTTGCTGGGTCCGAGCGCCTTCATGGCTGCGGGCAAGCCGCGCCGGGTTTTGAGCCTGTTGGAGGGATTCGGTTATTCAGCCGCTTATATCGATGCCACCTTGAAGCGGCGGCTGATGGCGCTGATGCTGCTGCATCGTGCCAGCGATCCGCTCCGCCATATCTGCATCGAGGGCTGGCAGCACCAAGTCGGCGACCTCCGCGAATTGCAGGATCTGGTTTGGCCGGTGTGA